The following coding sequences lie in one Desmodus rotundus isolate HL8 chromosome 1, HLdesRot8A.1, whole genome shotgun sequence genomic window:
- the NUPR2 gene encoding nuclear protein 2 isoform X2 has protein sequence MDSVHPSAPAPAPSPPPPPPVVWPRVSSEEELYDCLDYYYLRDFPASGAGHSKGRTRRERELRTNWPVPGGHERKITQKLLNGQRKRRQRKLQPRPRTRLA, from the exons ATGGACTCGGTCCATCCCAGCGCCCCTGCTCCGGCcccgtcgccgccgccgccgccgccagtgGTGTGGCCGCGGGTGAGTTCTGAGGAGGAGCTCTACGACTGCCTCGATTACTACTACCTGCGCGACTTCCCGGCTAGTGGGGCCGGGCACAGCAAGGGTCGGACGCGGCGCGAGCGGGAACTGCGCACCAATTGGCCGGTGCCTGGTGGCCACGAGCGCAAAATCACACAGAAGCTCCTCAACGGCCAGCGCAAGCGTCGCCAGCGCAAGCTGCAGCCCCGGCCGCGGACTCGCCTCGCCT GA
- the CHCHD2 gene encoding coiled-coil-helix-coiled-coil-helix domain-containing protein 2, giving the protein MPRGSRSRTSRVAPPASRAPQMRAAPRPAPAAQPPAPAPPSAVASPAAAPRQPGLMAQMATTAAGVAVGSAVGHTLGHAITGGFSGGSNAETSRPDITYQEPQGTQPEYQQQQQFGPCHYEMKQFLECAQNQSDLKLCEGFSEVLKQCRFANGLA; this is encoded by the exons ATGCCGCGTGGAAGCCGAAGTCGCACTTCCCGCGTGGCCCCTCCGGCCAG ccGGGCACCTCAGATGAGAGCTGCGCCCAGGCCAGCTCCAGCAGCTCAGCCACCAGCACCAGCTCCCCCATCTGCTGTGGCCTCACCTGCTGCCGCCCCCCGGCAGCCAGGTCTCATGGCCCAGATGGCAACCACGGCAGCTGGTGTGGCTGTGGGCTCTGCTGTTGGCCACACGCTAGGTCATGCCATCACTGGGGGCTTCAGTGGAGGAAGCAATGCTGAGACCTCAAGGCCTGACATCACTTACCAG GAGCCTCAGGGAACTCAGCCGGaataccagcagcagcagcagtttgGCCCATGCCACTATGAGATGAAGCAGTTTTTGGAGTGTGCACAGAACCAGAGTGACCTTAAGCTGTGTGAGGGTTTCAGCGAGGTGCTGAAACAGTGCAGATTTGCAAATG gATTGGCCTAA
- the NUPR2 gene encoding nuclear protein 2 isoform X1: MDSVHPSAPAPAPSPPPPPPVVWPRVSSEEELYDCLDYYYLRDFPASGAGHSKGRTRRERELRTNWPVPGGHERKITQKLLNGQRKRRQRKLQPRPRTRLACAYRPRPIRVQGSPVSAAGHIRWAPTTRPGQSLPFLRRSRVSES; this comes from the coding sequence ATGGACTCGGTCCATCCCAGCGCCCCTGCTCCGGCcccgtcgccgccgccgccgccgccagtgGTGTGGCCGCGGGTGAGTTCTGAGGAGGAGCTCTACGACTGCCTCGATTACTACTACCTGCGCGACTTCCCGGCTAGTGGGGCCGGGCACAGCAAGGGTCGGACGCGGCGCGAGCGGGAACTGCGCACCAATTGGCCGGTGCCTGGTGGCCACGAGCGCAAAATCACACAGAAGCTCCTCAACGGCCAGCGCAAGCGTCGCCAGCGCAAGCTGCAGCCCCGGCCGCGGACTCGCCTCGCCTGTGCGTACCGGCCACGACCGATCAGGGTCCAGGGAAGCCCCGTGAGCGCCGCGGGCCACATCCGTTGGGCCCCTACGACTCGACCTGGGCAGAGTCTCCCCTTCCTGAGGCGGTCCCGCGTTAGCGAGTCTTAG